One window of uncultured Trichococcus sp. genomic DNA carries:
- a CDS encoding VOC family protein yields the protein MKIEHVALWVEDLELMRDFYVRFFDGKANKLYRNPEKDFQSYFITFREGGARLELMKRINVNERYPLDMLGWAHLAVSVGSKQNVDYFTDRLIKAGYTCKSQPRVTGDGYYESMFLDPEKNVIEITI from the coding sequence ATGAAGATTGAACATGTTGCATTGTGGGTGGAAGATTTGGAGCTGATGCGCGATTTTTATGTTCGTTTTTTTGACGGCAAGGCCAACAAATTATACCGTAATCCTGAAAAAGATTTCCAATCTTACTTTATTACTTTCCGTGAAGGAGGGGCCCGTTTGGAGCTTATGAAAAGGATAAATGTCAATGAACGCTATCCCCTTGATATGCTGGGCTGGGCGCATCTGGCCGTCTCCGTCGGCAGCAAACAGAACGTCGATTATTTCACGGACAGGCTCATCAAAGCAGGGTACACGTGCAAAAGCCAACCGCGCGTGACGGGTGACGGCTATTATGAAAGCATGTTCCTCGACCCGGAAAAAAATGTCATCGAAATCACAATCTGA